The genomic segment GAAGTTGATCGTCGGGTGGTCACTCGTgttgattaactgatttatCCCCTGTTTTGTTTCTCCTTCAGACCATCCCACCCGACCAGGAGCTTCTTGTCTGGTATGGAAACACCCACAACACTTTCCTGGGAATCCCTGGAGTTCCCGGAATGGATGAAGAGCATCAGAAGAAAAGCAGGAATGGTGGGTAGAAGTTTTACAAtagtgtgaaaatgttttcttgctAAAGGTTACTGGCTAGTAGCACACACATGAGACAATTTGAGAAGGGTGTGATTCACGTCTCTTGTCATTCTTCGGCCCTCAGATGACTCCCACTGCTGTGACGGCCCTTCCTCAtgctccccctcctcctcctcctcctcctcctccgccacCGCCGCTGGTCGCATGCGCTGCGTCATCTGCCATCGCGGTTTCAACTCCCGCAGCAACCTGCGCTCCCACATGCGCATTCACACTCTGGACAAGCCCTTCGTCTGCCGCTTCTGCAACCGCCGCTTCAGCCAGTCCTCCACCCTTCGCAACCACGTTCGTCTGCACACTGGGGAGCGTCCCTACAAGTGCCACGTCTGTCAGAGCGCCTACTCCCAGCTTGCGGGCCTAAGGGCGCACCAGAAGAGCGCACGGCACAAACCAGCAGCGCCTGGCCCCGACGTCCCCCCTCAAGTTTCCCCTCCTCCCCCACAGATTACTGCAATGCCTCACCAGCACCAAATGCCCCTGGTGCACCACATCCCTACCATGGTGCTATGAGGACAGAAATGTTGGGGGACAGTCACACAGAGCAACGTTGCACTTTAGGTTATAGATGTAGTGGAGAAGTGAAAGCGAGCttctgaatgagaagcagcttCAGTGAGGGCATGAAGCCTCACAGacatatgtaaatgtgttgCCTTATGGATTTGGTTATCATGTAGTCAGTATCTCAGCAGGtggatgttttaatgtttgtacattGGAAGCTAAAATGCTGAAGTAACACTGCTGACACATAGTTTGTAATAACTGAAGGAGTGTCAGATATCACTACAAATCAtttttccccatcagcatagtcTCATCAGCTCAGGTGAAAAATACCTCCAGTCAAAGATTTGTACAGTCAGTAGTAACCAAGAGAGGTCAGCTGCATCGCTCCACACCACAATCTGTCACTTTATCCTTGTACTGGAGAGTTGTGTAATTGTAAAATTGTATTGTACgctactgtacatgtgaatgtaaatacatttgtgcttttttctctaaataaatatattga from the Channa argus isolate prfri chromosome 18, Channa argus male v1.0, whole genome shotgun sequence genome contains:
- the LOC137104284 gene encoding PR domain zinc finger protein 12-like, coding for MGSVLPADALALKSGFKCPSRSLSDVITSDILHSFLYGRWRNVLGEHLTEERQSCSPKTAFTAEVLAQSFAGEVQKLSSLVLPSEVIIAQSSIPGEGLGIFSKTWIKAGTEMGPFTGRVLSPEHVDLLKNNNLMWEVFNEDGTVRYFIDASQEDQRSWMTYIKCARNEQEQNLEVVQIGSSIFYKAVETIPPDQELLVWYGNTHNTFLGIPGVPGMDEEHQKKSRNDDSHCCDGPSSCSPSSSSSSSSATAAGRMRCVICHRGFNSRSNLRSHMRIHTLDKPFVCRFCNRRFSQSSTLRNHVRLHTGERPYKCHVCQSAYSQLAGLRAHQKSARHKPAAPGPDVPPQVSPPPPQITAMPHQHQMPLVHHIPTMVL